One Setaria italica strain Yugu1 chromosome II, Setaria_italica_v2.0, whole genome shotgun sequence DNA segment encodes these proteins:
- the LOC101780609 gene encoding caffeoyl-CoA O-methyltransferase, translating into MPATGAGEGGKAAAGSASLHSKTLLKSEPLYQYILESTVFPREPDFLRELRVATASHPMAVMAASPDEVQLFGLLLEMLGARNAIEVGVFTGYSLLATALALPDDGKIVAIDVTRESYDRVGSPVIEKAGVAHKIDFRVGLALPVLDQMVAEEGNKGAFDFAFVDADKVNFLNYHERLLQLVRVGGLIAYDNTLWGGSVAATPDEPLAAATREFNAAIATDSRVHICQLAIADGLMLCRRVA; encoded by the exons AtgcccgccaccggcgccggagAAGGCGGCAAGGCGGCCGCCGGGTCGGCCAGCCTCCACAGCAAGACCCTCCTCAAGAGCGAGCCGCTGTACCAG TACATTCTGGAATCCACCGTGTTCCCTCGGGAGCCCGACTTCCTGCGGGAGCTCCgcgtcgccaccgcctcccaCCCCAT GGCTGTCATGGCGGCGTCGCCGGACGAGGTGCAGCTGTTCGGGCTCCTGCTCGAGATGCTGGGCGCCAGGAACGCCATCGAGGTCGGCGTGTTCACCGGGTACTCGCTGCTCGCCACCGCCCTCGCGCTCCCGGACGACGGCAAG ATCGTGGCCATCGACGTCACCCGCGAGAGCTACGACCGGGTCGGATCGCCGGTGATCGAGAAGGCCGGCGTGGCGCACAAGATCGATTTCCGCGTCGGGCTCGCGCTGCCGGTGCTGGACCAGATGGTCGCCGAG GAGGGGAACAAGGGCGCGTTCGACTTCGCGTTCGTGGACGCGGACAAGGTGAACTTCCTCAACTACCACGAGCGGCTGCTGCAGCTGGTCAGGGTCGGGGGCCTCATCGCCTACGACAACACGCTGTGGGGCGGCTCGGTGGCCGCAACCCCCGAcgagccgctcgccgccgccaccagggaGTTcaacgccgccatcgccaccgaCAGCCGCGTCCACATCTGCCA
- the LOC101781011 gene encoding probable WRKY transcription factor 2, whose protein sequence is MAGTGNHGSLMEDWLPPPTPSPRTLMSSFLNEEFGSGPFSNLFSEHGTNKPHDQCEKSRELVSLSEEVPAQAVKDRFQKGFSLEPSLFGANQKSNSHGGLAERRAARAGFSVPKIDTSRVGSSAVIRSPVSIPPGLSPTTLLESPVFLYNKMAQPSPTTGTLPFLMATNDKSTVPPAAIITEDSTFDNDVFSFQPHLGSKQQSFCTAEKDYGAHFQNQSLSNIHRQESSLQSSFTAVKDNTNATIVKAKASDSMFGNSHYSAGQQQDDETNQNAQSEGVDIRAAACVPVSTHCDASLMESQDAVDVSSTLSNEEDERATHGTASIECEGDEDETESKRRKLDALGTSTITTAVATPTSTIDMGTAASRAVREPRVVVQTTSEVDILDDGYRWRKYGQKVVKGNPNPRSYYKCTHPGCSVRKHVERASHDLKSVITTYEGKHNHEVPAARNSGQAGSSSANAPSASQGSSSHRRQEPAQASFAHFGASAPFGSFVLPPSSQLGPATGNFRFGMVPPGMAIPMPSLGSLAPTKMVGNSSAMQGYPGLMMPVEPKAEPAPPVYQQMMSRPPFGHQM, encoded by the exons ATGGCCGGCACAGGCAACCACGGATCGCTCATGGAGGACTGGTTGCCTCCCCCCACACCAAGCCCAAGAACACTAATGTCAAGCTTCCTGAATGAAGAGTTCGGCTCTGGGCCATTCTCTAATCTTTTCAGTGAACATGGCACCAACAAGCCTCATGATCAATGTGAAAAGAGCAGAGAACTTGTGAGTTTGAGTGAGGAGGTGCCTGCTCAAGCTGTCAAAGACAGATTTCAAAAGGGTTTCTCCCTGGAGCCAAGTTTGTTCGGTGCTAATCAGAAATCAAACTCCCATGGTGGTTTGGCGGAGCGCAGGGCTGCGAGAGCAGGTTTCAGTGTTCCGAAAATTGATACTTCTCGAGTTGGTTCATCTGCAGTTATTCGATCACCCGTGTCAATTCCACCTGGTCTTAGTCCAACTACACTTCTTGAGTCTCCTGTTTTTCTTTACAATAAGATG GCACAGCCTTCTCCAACTACTGGCACATTGCCATTTTTGATGGCTACGAATGATAAGTCAACAGTACCACCAGCTGCTATCATAACTGAAGATTCTACATTTGATAATGATGTTTTTTCCTTCCAACCCCACTTGGGTTCTAAGCAGCAAAGCTTCTGTACTGCAGAAAAG GACTACGGTGCTCATTTTCAAAACCAGTCCTTGTCGAATATTCATCGGCAGGAATCCAGTCTTCAGTCAAGCTTTACTGCAGTCAAGGATAACACTAATGCAACAATTGTTAAAGCTAAGGCATCAGACTCCATGTTCGGCAACAGTCACTATTCAGCTGGCCAACAGCAAGATGATGAGACAAACCAAAATGCGCAAAGCGAAGGTGTTGACATTAGAGCAGCTGCTTGTGTTCCTGTATCAACTCACTGTGACGCGTCTCTTATGGAGTCTCAAGATGCAGTTGATGTCTCATCAACGCTATCTAATGAGGAGGATGAGAGGGCAACACATGGCACTGCTTCTATAGAATGTGAGGGTGATGAGGATGAGACTGAATCTAAAAGAAG GAAGCTGGATGCATTAGGAACTTCTACTATTACTACTGCTGTTGCGACCCCCACCAGTACCATTGACATGGGAACTGCAGCCTCGAGAGCTGTCCGGGAGCCTAGGGTGGTTGTTCAGACCACAAGTGAGGTCGACATCCTTGACGATGGGTATCGGTGGCGCAAGTATGGTCAGAAGGTCGTTAAAGGCAATCCAAATCCAAG GAGCTACTACAAATGTACACACCCTGGCTGTTCAGTGCGCAAGCATGTAGAGAGAGCATCGCATGATCTGAAGTCAGTCATCACAACTTATGAGGGAAAGCACAACCATGAAGTTCCGGCTGCCAGAAACAGTGGGCAAGCCGGTTCCAGTTCTGCCAACGCTCCATCCGCTTCACAAGGTAGTAGCTCTCACCGTAGGCAAGAACCAGCACAAGCCAGCTTTGCTCATTTCGGTGCTTCCGCTCCTTTCGGCTCCTTCGTTCTCCCACCGAGCAGCCAGTTGGGGCCAGCAACAGGCAATTTCCGCTTCGGGATGGTCCCGCCAGGCATGGCGATTCCGATGCCCTCTCTAGGATCTCTTGCTCCAACAAAGATGGTTGGAAATTCATCAGCTATGCAGGGGTACCCAGGCCTCATGATGCCAGTAGAACCGAAGGCAGAGCCAGCCCCACCAGTTTACCAACAGATGATGAGCAGGCCTCCATTTGGTCATCAGATGTAA
- the LOC101763744 gene encoding uncharacterized protein LOC101763744: MDVSFACAGEEPFEMEVGFFDTVQDIKEKLQSRRGWPAATMSLLHNGDVLVDDGGGGGGGIERHGIVEGSVIHVALVPDGPRQQRQVKRNRPASKRRGVGEEGAPPPLRVTVVSRCGAGRVEVAVAARAAVSALRAELERARGAGFPLPGGGAYFFIHRQSVMDEARSFQWHGVAAGDEVVVFDGSVTRAPAY, from the coding sequence ATGGACGTGAGCTTCGCGTGCGCAGGGGAGGAGCCCTTCGAGATGGAGGTGGGCTTCTTCGACACCGTGCAGGACATCAAGGAGAAGCTGCAGAGCCGCCGAGGCtggcccgccgccaccatgtcgCTCCTCCACAACGGCGACGTGCTcgtggacgacggcggcggcggcggcggcggcatcgagCGGCACGGCATCGTGGAGGGCTCCGTCATCCACGTCGCCCTCGTCCCCGACGggccgcggcagcagcggcaggtgAAGCGCAACAGACCCGCGAGCAAGAGGAGGGGCGTGGGCGAGgagggcgcgccgccgccgctgcgggtcACCGTGGTGTCGCGGTGCGGCGCGGGTCGCGTggaggtggccgtggccgcgcgcgccgcggtgtCGGCGCTGCGGGCGGAGCTggagcgcgcgcgcggggccggGTTCCCGTTGCCGGGGGGCGGCGCCTACTTCTTTATCCACCGGCAGAGCGTGATGGACGAGGCGCGGTCATTCCAGTGGCacggcgtggccgccggcgacgaggtcgtcGTGTTCGACGGCTCCGTGACGAGGGCCCCCGCGTACTGA